From a single Candidatus Brevundimonas phytovorans genomic region:
- a CDS encoding cystathionine gamma-synthase family protein — MNRHRTRVLGGRTLAPETLMMGYGYDPALSEGAIKAPLFQSSTFVFKSAEDGKRFFEVAYGLRQRDPDEALGLIYSRINNPNLEILEDRLAVWDKADKALVFSTGMAAISTAMLALVRPGDVILYTAPAYGGTEYLFDRILPRYGVKAISVPAAEGADALDAAMSAAAALAKTTGGRLAAVYLETPANPTNQLVDIARAVAGAKAVDQAERPIVAVDNTFLGPLWQSPLELGADLVIYSLTKYVGGHSDLIAGGCMGAADLMARVGEMRTICGTNTDPHTAWLLLRSLETLHIRMERAQENALVLAERLRADPRVSAVLTAGGPDASPEQQAIFEAQCKGSGSTFSLELPGGETEAFRMLNALRLFKLAVSLGGAESLASHPSSMTHSDYTPEAKARSGIGDNLVRLSVGIENVEDLWADLQQALAAI; from the coding sequence GGCGCGATCAAGGCGCCCCTGTTCCAGTCGTCCACCTTCGTCTTCAAGTCGGCCGAGGACGGCAAACGCTTCTTCGAGGTCGCCTATGGCCTGCGCCAGCGCGACCCGGACGAGGCCCTGGGCCTGATCTACTCGCGCATCAACAACCCCAACCTGGAAATCCTCGAAGACCGCCTCGCCGTCTGGGACAAGGCCGACAAGGCCCTGGTCTTCTCGACCGGCATGGCCGCCATCTCGACGGCCATGCTGGCCCTGGTCCGCCCCGGCGACGTCATCCTCTATACGGCCCCGGCCTATGGCGGCACCGAATACCTGTTCGACCGCATCCTGCCCCGCTACGGCGTCAAGGCGATCAGCGTGCCCGCCGCCGAGGGCGCCGACGCCCTGGATGCGGCCATGTCCGCGGCCGCCGCCCTGGCGAAAACCACCGGCGGACGCCTCGCCGCCGTCTATCTGGAAACCCCGGCCAACCCGACCAACCAACTGGTCGACATCGCCCGCGCCGTGGCTGGGGCCAAGGCCGTGGATCAGGCCGAGCGCCCGATCGTGGCCGTGGACAACACCTTCCTCGGCCCCCTGTGGCAGAGCCCGCTGGAACTGGGGGCCGACCTCGTCATCTACTCCCTGACCAAGTATGTCGGCGGCCACTCCGACCTGATCGCCGGCGGCTGCATGGGCGCCGCCGACCTGATGGCGCGGGTGGGCGAGATGCGCACCATCTGCGGCACCAACACCGATCCGCACACGGCCTGGCTGCTGCTGCGCAGTCTGGAGACCCTGCACATCCGCATGGAACGGGCGCAGGAAAACGCCCTGGTCCTGGCCGAACGCCTGCGCGCCGATCCGCGCGTCAGCGCCGTCCTGACCGCCGGGGGGCCGGACGCTTCGCCGGAACAGCAGGCCATCTTCGAGGCCCAGTGCAAGGGTTCGGGTTCGACCTTCTCGCTGGAGCTTCCGGGCGGCGAGACCGAGGCCTTCCGTATGCTGAACGCCCTGCGGCTGTTCAAGCTGGCCGTCAGCCTGGGCGGCGCCGAGAGCCTGGCCTCGCACCCGTCCAGCATGACTCACTCGGACTATACGCCCGAAGCCAAGGCGCGCAGCGGCATCGGCGACAATCTGGTGCGCCTGTCGGTCGGCATCGAGAATGTCGAAGACCTGTGGGCCGACCTGCAACAGGCCCTGGCCGCGATCTGA
- the glmM gene encoding phosphoglucosamine mutase produces the protein MGERKYFGTDGIRGRANAHPMTAEVALRVGLAAGKLFRTDDDRRHLVVIGKDTRLSGYMIEPALVAGLASVGMDVRTFGPLPTPGVAMMTRSMRADLGIMISASHNDYADNGIKLFGPDGYKLSDEIELKIEALMDGGLNDDLAPSDKLGRVKRIDDAPPRYIEIAKSAFPKRLSLKGLRVAIDCANGAGYRVAPTTLYELGAEVFPVGVEPNGLNINAECGSTHPATVSEAVKRYRCDIGIALDGDADRVIICDEKGHVVDGDQIMALVGLAWARKGRLNGGGVVATVMSNLGLERKLKAEGLTLERTKVGDRYVMERMRAGGFNIGGEQSGHIILKDYATTGDGLMAALQVLAVLVETGVPMSELARQFEPVPQLLQNVRYTAGKPLEDAKVKAAMADAEAALNGSGRLLVRPSGTEKLIRVMAEGDDEALVKRVVAEVSAAVKAAGQ, from the coding sequence TTGGGCGAGAGAAAATACTTCGGCACCGACGGCATTCGCGGTCGCGCCAACGCCCATCCGATGACGGCCGAGGTCGCGCTGCGCGTCGGGCTGGCGGCGGGCAAGCTGTTCCGCACCGACGACGACCGCCGCCATCTGGTGGTGATCGGCAAGGACACCCGCCTGTCGGGCTATATGATCGAGCCCGCGCTCGTGGCCGGTCTGGCCAGCGTGGGCATGGACGTGCGCACCTTCGGCCCCCTGCCGACGCCGGGCGTGGCCATGATGACGCGCTCGATGCGCGCCGATCTGGGCATCATGATCTCGGCCTCGCACAACGACTATGCCGACAACGGCATCAAGCTGTTCGGGCCGGACGGCTACAAGCTGTCGGACGAGATCGAGCTGAAGATCGAGGCCCTGATGGACGGCGGCCTGAACGACGACCTGGCGCCGTCAGACAAGCTGGGCCGGGTCAAGCGCATCGACGACGCCCCGCCGCGCTATATCGAGATCGCCAAGTCGGCCTTCCCCAAGCGGCTCAGCCTCAAGGGCCTGCGCGTGGCCATCGACTGCGCCAACGGCGCCGGCTACCGCGTCGCCCCGACCACCCTCTATGAGCTGGGGGCCGAGGTCTTTCCCGTCGGCGTCGAGCCGAACGGCCTGAACATCAACGCCGAGTGCGGCTCGACCCATCCGGCCACGGTGTCGGAGGCGGTGAAGCGCTATCGCTGCGACATCGGCATCGCGCTCGATGGCGACGCCGACCGGGTGATCATCTGCGACGAAAAAGGCCACGTGGTCGACGGCGACCAGATCATGGCCCTGGTCGGTCTGGCCTGGGCGCGCAAGGGTCGATTGAATGGCGGCGGCGTGGTCGCCACGGTCATGTCCAATCTGGGGCTGGAGCGGAAGCTGAAGGCCGAGGGCCTGACGCTGGAGCGGACCAAGGTGGGCGACCGCTACGTCATGGAGCGGATGCGCGCGGGCGGCTTCAACATCGGCGGCGAGCAGTCGGGCCACATCATCCTGAAGGACTACGCCACGACCGGCGACGGCCTGATGGCGGCCCTGCAGGTGCTGGCCGTTCTGGTCGAGACCGGCGTGCCGATGAGCGAGCTGGCGCGCCAGTTCGAGCCGGTGCCGCAACTGTTGCAGAACGTGCGCTACACCGCCGGCAAGCCGCTGGAAGACGCCAAGGTCAAGGCCGCCATGGCCGATGCCGAAGCCGCCCTGAACGGTTCGGGCCGGCTGCTGGTGCGGCCGTCGGGCACCGAAAAACTGATCCGCGTCATGGCCGAGGGCGACGACGAGGCCCTGGTCAAACGCGTGGTCGCCGAGGTCTCGGCGGCGGTGAAGGCGGCGGGTCAGTAA